One genomic window of Microbacterium sp. BH-3-3-3 includes the following:
- a CDS encoding nitrate/nitrite transporter yields MNNALRLDRPGWRTWVLWGVGLLAYVVSIVNRTSLSAVGVDAATRFHADASALSMFAVIQLFVYGAMQIPVGLLLDRFGARPMIAIGMVLMALGQLVMAFADAVGIGILARVLIGAGDAAIFPSVLRVIATWFPAQRAPLLVQLTGIIGQFGQIIAVVPLAALLHATSWSVAFGSVAGLGVLFAVLTYAIIRNRPPERRTDPVDTSVDTQTGAIRVVTSAADLRQGFRESWAHPGTRLGFWSHFATPFAGTAFMLLWGFPFLTAGEGLPAATASLIMTTLVLFGIVCGPVIGALSSRHPTRRSRWLVLPVVAFQAVVWIAVIAWPGPAPVWLLIVLMFALSTGGPASMIAFDHARTFTPSHRLSTATGIVNGGGFLAALLAILFIGVAMDVQGAGTPATYSLDAFRLAFLTQVPLWLVGGIAIAVERGRTIRHVGGFDKLPR; encoded by the coding sequence GTGAACAACGCCCTGCGCCTCGACCGGCCGGGGTGGCGCACCTGGGTGCTGTGGGGCGTCGGCCTGCTCGCCTACGTCGTCTCGATCGTCAACCGCACGTCGCTCTCGGCCGTGGGCGTCGATGCCGCCACCCGCTTCCACGCCGATGCGTCGGCGCTGTCGATGTTCGCCGTCATCCAACTCTTCGTCTACGGCGCCATGCAGATCCCGGTGGGCCTGCTGCTCGACCGCTTCGGCGCGCGGCCCATGATCGCGATCGGCATGGTCCTCATGGCGCTCGGCCAGCTGGTGATGGCGTTCGCCGATGCGGTGGGGATCGGCATCCTGGCCCGCGTGCTCATCGGGGCGGGCGACGCCGCCATCTTCCCCAGCGTGCTGCGCGTGATCGCGACGTGGTTCCCGGCGCAACGGGCGCCGCTGCTGGTGCAGCTCACGGGCATCATCGGCCAGTTCGGCCAGATCATCGCCGTGGTGCCGCTCGCCGCGCTGCTGCACGCCACGAGCTGGAGCGTCGCCTTCGGCAGCGTCGCGGGACTCGGGGTGCTGTTCGCGGTGCTGACGTACGCGATCATCCGCAACCGCCCGCCCGAGCGTCGCACCGACCCGGTCGACACCTCGGTCGACACGCAGACCGGCGCGATCCGGGTCGTGACCTCGGCGGCCGACCTGCGGCAGGGGTTCCGCGAGTCGTGGGCGCACCCCGGCACCCGCCTCGGCTTCTGGTCGCACTTCGCCACCCCCTTCGCGGGAACGGCGTTCATGCTGCTCTGGGGCTTCCCGTTCCTCACCGCGGGCGAGGGGCTTCCGGCGGCGACGGCGTCGTTGATCATGACGACGCTCGTGCTGTTCGGCATCGTGTGCGGTCCGGTCATCGGCGCGTTGTCGAGTCGGCATCCCACCCGTCGTTCGCGCTGGCTCGTGCTCCCGGTCGTGGCGTTCCAGGCGGTGGTGTGGATCGCCGTGATTGCCTGGCCGGGGCCCGCCCCGGTGTGGTTGCTGATCGTGCTGATGTTCGCCCTGTCGACGGGGGGACCCGCCTCGATGATCGCGTTCGACCACGCGCGCACCTTCACTCCCAGCCACCGGCTCAGCACCGCGACGGGCATCGTGAACGGCGGCGGCTTCCTCGCCGCGCTCCTCGCGATCCTGTTCATCGGCGTCGCGATGGACGTGCAGGGGGCGGGGACCCCGGCGACCTATTCTCTGGATGCCTTCCGCCTGGCGTTCCTCACCCAGGTGCCGCTGTGGCTCGTCGGGGGGATCGCGATCGCCGTCGAGCGCGGGCGCACGATCCGTCACGTGGGCGGGTTCGACAAGCTGCCGCGCTGA
- a CDS encoding MFS transporter permease, translated as MRRVTSGARRRPRGVFIATGVGAALTVIIALALYLPLVGFLAATTAGTAGLVPFPVGGVALATLLGVVVAAGALLVAVTRRRVWLAWTFAVVAVLAALATTVYPLVAVAVGSADRASDVVPLLIDLWQRVTGLG; from the coding sequence GTGAGGCGCGTGACCTCGGGTGCCCGTCGCCGGCCCCGCGGCGTGTTCATCGCCACCGGCGTGGGTGCGGCCCTCACGGTGATCATCGCCCTCGCGCTGTACCTGCCCCTCGTCGGCTTCCTCGCCGCGACCACGGCCGGCACGGCGGGCCTCGTTCCGTTCCCCGTCGGCGGTGTCGCCCTCGCGACCCTGCTCGGCGTCGTCGTGGCCGCGGGCGCCCTGCTGGTGGCGGTCACGCGCCGCCGCGTCTGGCTCGCGTGGACCTTCGCGGTCGTCGCCGTGCTCGCCGCCCTCGCGACGACCGTGTATCCCCTCGTCGCGGTGGCCGTCGGTTCGGCCGACCGGGCCTCCGACGTGGTGCCGCTGCTCATCGACCTCTGGCAGCGGGTGACCGGCCTGGGCTGA
- a CDS encoding GNAT family N-acetyltransferase, with protein MSAIDIRTLGDIDGIHRAAGVLDEVWGERGTMPANILRALEHAGNYVVGLFDGDRMVGASAAFFAPPAERSMHSHITGIVPGYQGRGLGRQLKEHQRAWALERGVGHITWTFDPLVARNAHFNLAVLGARVTDYLVNQYGEMDDAVNRGDESDRLMVAWALAEPPAPTPADAEILAAVAVPDDVAALRRSDPVAAAGWRVRVRDELREHRASGRRVGGFDRRGYLIVR; from the coding sequence ATGAGCGCGATTGACATCCGCACGCTGGGCGACATCGACGGCATCCACCGGGCCGCGGGGGTACTCGACGAGGTGTGGGGCGAGCGCGGAACGATGCCGGCGAACATCCTGCGCGCCCTCGAACACGCGGGCAACTACGTCGTGGGCCTGTTCGACGGCGATCGCATGGTCGGCGCGTCGGCGGCGTTCTTCGCGCCGCCCGCCGAACGCTCGATGCACTCGCACATCACCGGCATCGTGCCCGGGTACCAGGGCCGCGGCCTCGGTCGTCAGCTGAAGGAGCACCAGCGCGCCTGGGCGCTGGAGCGCGGCGTCGGGCACATCACCTGGACCTTCGACCCGCTCGTCGCGCGCAACGCCCACTTCAACCTGGCCGTGCTCGGCGCTCGCGTCACCGACTACCTCGTCAACCAGTACGGCGAGATGGACGACGCCGTGAACCGCGGCGACGAGTCCGACCGCCTCATGGTCGCGTGGGCGCTCGCCGAGCCGCCCGCACCGACCCCCGCGGATGCCGAGATCCTCGCCGCCGTGGCCGTGCCCGACGACGTCGCGGCGCTCCGCCGCAGCGACCCGGTGGCCGCCGCCGGGTGGCGCGTGCGCGTGCGCGACGAACTGCGGGAGCACCGGGCATCCGGTCGCCGCGTCGGCGGTTTCGATCGCCGCGGATACCTCATCGTGCGGTGA